Proteins encoded together in one Meles meles chromosome 7, mMelMel3.1 paternal haplotype, whole genome shotgun sequence window:
- the LOC123947060 gene encoding cationic amino acid transporter 3-like, translating into MPCQALRRIGPKLVRRRVLEEDVNEMGPARRRTTLDLVALGVGCTVGVGVFVLAGEVARDVAGPSTVVCLLGASLSSVLAGLCYAEFGVQVPYAGSSYLYTYVTMGEIWAFITGWNLIVFFVAHTATVARAWTLAFDNLLGNQISQTLHESISPSVPQHLGEILGFIVVGLMLLLMELLILRNRWIFLVSKVVTLVKLLALSFVIISGFIKGDLHNWKLTEEDYVKAGLNDTSHLGPLGSGGFVPFGFKGILRGVATCFYAFIGFSIIITRVEEAQNPERSIPMGIVVSLLICFLLYFGVTAALTLMVPYYQLRPGSTLPEIFFHVGWVTAYYLVAFVFLCSLSLSIFGFMFPIRNLIYMMAQDGLLFPVLARIQSSTYMPNVSTVILGVIVGIMAFFLGLTDLLDLMSVGALLAYSLMALCVLILRYQPERRNGVKKAQEQEENAGPAAEKLTLQGLFFPGSTAPTSLSGWVVIVCSSLLVLLLTLLCLVLAHWPGLLSGATGPITVVVLLLVLITGITGVIWRQPQISTPLHFKVPAVPFLPLLSIFVNVYLMMQMSAGTWARFGAWMLTGFAIYFGYGIQHSLVP; encoded by the coding sequence ATGCCATGTCAGGCACTTCGCAGAATTGGTCCAAAGCTGGTACGCAGACGAGTGCTGGAGGAAGATGTGAACGAGATGGGCCCTGCCAGAAGACGGACCACTCTGGATTTAGTGGCCCTAGGTGTGGGCTGCACAGTGGGAGTAGGTGTGTTTGTCCTGGCTGGGGAGGTGGCTAGAGATGTAGCAGGACCATCCACTGTGGTCTGCTTGTTGGGAGCCAGCCTGTCTTCTGTGTTGGCTGGGCTGTGCTATGCAGAGTTTGGTGTCCAGGTTCCCTATGCTGGCTCTTCATATCTCTACACCTATGTCACGATGGGTGAAATCTGGGCTTTCATCACTGGCTGGAACCTTATTGTCTTTTTTGTTGCTCATACAGCCACTGTGGCTCGGGCTTGGACCTTAGCTTTTGACAATCTGCTTGGGAATCAGATCTCTCAGACCCTGCATGAGAGCATCTCACCAAGTGTTCCCCAGCACCTGGGAGAAATTTTAGGCTTCATTGTTGTGGGCCTTATGTTGTTGCTAATGGAATTGCTGATTCTGAGGAATAGGTGGATTTTCCTGGTTTCCAAAGTGGTCACATTGGTGAAACTTTTGGCTCTCAGTTTTGTCATCATCTCAGGCTTCATTAAGGGAGACCTGCACAACTGGAAGCTCACAGAAGAGGACTATGTAAAGGCTGGACTCAATGACACCTCTCACTTGGGCCCTCTGGGTTCTGGAGGATTTGTGCCTTTTGGGTTCAAGGGGATTCTCCGTGGAGTAGCTACctgtttctatgcatttattGGTTTTAGCATTATTATTACAAGAGTGGAAGAAGCCCAGAATCCTGAGCGTTCCATCCCAATGGGCATAGTGGTTTCACTGCTCATCTGCTTTTTGTTATATTTTGGTGTTACTGCAGCACTAACACTTATGGTTCCTTACTACCAGCTACGACCTGGGAGCACCTTGCCAGAGATATTTTTCCATGTTGGCTGGGTAACTGCCTACTATCTTGTAGCTTTTGTATTCCTCTGTAGTCTTTCTCTCAGCATCTTTGGCTTTATGTTCCCCATACGTAATCTGATATACATGATGGCACAGGATGGCCTCCTGTTCCCTGTCCTTGCCAGAATCCAAAGCAGCACATACATGCCCAATGTGTCCACTGTAATCTTGGGCGTTATCGTAGGGATCATGGCATTCTTCCTTGGACTCACTGATCTTCTGGATCTTATGTCAGTTGGGGCCCTGCTAGCTTACTCCCTGATGGCTCTTTGTGTTCTCATCCTCAGGTACCAGCCTGAGAGGAGGAATGGAGTAAAAAAAgcacaggagcaggaagagaatgCAGGACCTGCAGCAGAGAAGCTAACACTACAAGGACTATTTTTTCCAGGCAGCACTGCCCCTACTTCACTCTCTGGCTGGGTTGTCATTGTTTGCTCTTCACTGCTTGTTCTGCTGCTGACACTTCTCTGCCTGGTGCTGGCCCACTGGCCAGGTCTGCTTTCTGGAGCCACAGGGCCTATCACAGTGGTTGTGCTGCTCCTGGTGCTTATCACTGGGATCACTGGTGTCATCTGGAGACAGCCACAGATTTCCACTCCCCTTCACTTTAAGGTCCCTGCTGTGCCTTTCCTCCCACTTCTGAGCATCTTTGTGAATGTTTATCTTATGATGCAGATGTCAGCTGGCACCTGGGCCCGATTTGGTGCCTGGATGCTGACTGGGTTTGCTATCTACTTTGGCTACGGGATCCAGCACAGCTTGGTCCCTTAA